The Streptococcus marmotae genome contains the following window.
TTCAGAATTGTTTGGCTCTACACAGTCAAATACTTTGTAGTCTTTGTGTACATCGTCATAACCGTTGTTCCAGCTTGAAAGAAGGGCTTTAAGAACGTTTACGCGAGCTCCGAAGTATTGGATATTGTGGCGTTTGTCTTCGCTTTCTGGATCAAGTGGTGATACACAGCATGAGATACAGCTCATTTCGCCGTATCCGTCTTTGGCCATTGTTGTTACACCTTCGTATTGGATAGAAGAGTGTTTGTGGCTCATTGACATACAGTAGCGACGGAATGAATATGGAAGTTGGTCAGACCAAAGAACAGTCAAGTTTGGTTCTGGAGAGTTACCGATGTTGTCAAGCGTGTTCAAGAAACGGTAGTCCATTTTTGTAACACGGTGACGGCCGTCGTTACCCATACCTGCCATAGAAGTTGTAAGGAAAGTTGGGTCTCCTGAGTAGATTTCGTCAAATGCTTTTGTACGTGCAAATTTAACAGTACGGAGTTTCAATACGAAATCATCTACGAATTCTTGGATTTCTGATTCAGTAAAGGTACCGCGAGCCAAGTCACGTTCTGCATAGATGTCAAGTACGATTGGCACACGTCCAAGTGAGGTTGCAGCACCGTTAATCACACGACATACTGCCATGAAGGCGATGTTTACCCATTGGATAGCTTCTTTTGTATTCAAAGCAGGACGGCGTACATCTACACCATAGTGGTCACCCAAGCGAACAACTTGTTGCAATGCTTGGTATTGCATGTTGATTTCTTCACGAAGACGGATTGATTCTTCGTCGATTTCATTGATAGAGTTCCAGTCTGCAACTTTTTCTTCCATCAAGTAGTCAGCTCCATAAAGGGCAAGACGAGCGTACATACCGATGATACGTCCACGTGAGTAAGCATCTGGAAGACCAGAAACGTGGTGAGAGTGGCGCGCACGGCGAATGTCAGCAGTGTAAGCACGGAAGATACCATCGTTTACAGTTGTGGCATGTTTTGTGTAAATTTCATGAAGAAGTGGGTCAGGAGTATAGCCGTTTTCAATCAATGTTGTTTCAGCCATACGGATACCACCACGAGGCATGAAGTTCAATTTGAACAACTCATCGTTTTGGATACCGAAGATTACTTCATTATCTTTATCGATGAAACCAGCTGGGATATCGGCGATAGAAGTCGCACGGTCAATATCCATTGGGAAACGAGTGTCTTCGTATCCTGCTTTTGTTTCTTCGATGATTTTCTTGATGTGGAGAGAGCGTTCCGTTGGACCTGCAAGGAAACTTTCGTCTCCATCGTATGGAGTGTAGTTAGCTTGAACGAAGCGAGTTACACTAGCTTTATCTTGCCAGTCAGTACCTTTGAAACCTTCCCAAGCTTGGGCAAAAATGTCTTCAGTTACATTTTTTGTTTTAACTTTTGTTGACATGAGGGTTCTCCTTTTAAATTTAGGCGCCATGCGTCTTTATGCCTATTATTATACCACTTGAGACCACTTTCTACAAGGCTAAAATACTTGAAAATAAATGAAAAGAATTGCAATAGTCTTACATTTTTTCACACCTATTTTCATTTAGTGTATAGCGAATTTTAGCGGAAATAAAAAAGATGCGGTATACTAGAGAAAAGGTGGTAGACGGTATGCTTATTTTTCCTTTAATCAATGATACTTCTCGAAAAATTATCCACATTGATATGGATGCTTTTTTTGCTGCCATTGAAGTACGAGACAATCCTAGCTTGAAAGGAAAGCCAGTGATCATCGGCCATGATCCTCGTTTGTCTGGAGGTCGTGGAGTTGTTTCAACCTGCAATTATGAAGCCAGAAAGTTTGGCGTCCATTCGGCTATGAGTAGTAAAGAAGCCTATGAGCGTTGTCCACAGGCGATCTTTATTGCGGGAAATTATGAAAAGTACCAAGCAGTAGGACAGCAAGTGCGGGAGATTTTTCATCGTTACACAGACTTAGTAGAGCCGATGAGTATTGATGAAGCCTATTTGGATGTGACAGAAAACAAAAAAGGTATTAAATCTGCGGTAAAAATTGCAAAGCTCATCCAGCATGATATCTGGAATGAACTACGCTTAACTGCTTCAGCAGGTGTATCTTATAATAAATTTCTAGCTAAAATCGCTTCAGATATGGAAAAACCGCATGGCTTGACCCTTATTTTGCCAGATGAGGCAGTCGCTATTCTATCCTCCTTACCTGTCGAGAAATTTCATGGGGTGGGTAAGAAAACAGTCGCAAAGTTACATGAGATGGGAGTTTATACAGGTAAGGATCTTCTTGACATTTCAGAGATGACCTTGATTGATACCTTTGGTCGTTTTGGCTATGATTTATACCGCAAGGCGAGAGGGATTTCCAATTCTCCTGTCAAGGTTAATCGTGTTCGCAAGTCAATCGGCAAGGAACGAACTTACCGTAAGCTCTTGTATGTGGAAGCCGATGCTAAAAAGGAGTTAGCAAGTCTAGCTAATCGAGTAGCGGATAGCTTGCAACGCCAGCGGAAAAAAGGAAGGACCATTGTCTTGAAAATCCGTTATGGAGACTTTACAACCCTCACCAAGCGAGTGAGTATGGCTGAAGCAACTGATCAAGCCGAAGTCATCCATCAGCAAGTGGAAAAAATACTGGAGCATATCGCTGATTGGAGTAAGGGGATTCGTCTGCTAGGAGTGACAGTTACGAATTTTCATGAGCAGGTGGAAGACTAGAGAAGCAATTCTTTCTTCCTATTTATATCTATTTTAAATCAGTATAATGATATATACAAACAATGTCAAAGGTGGTACAATAAAAGAAAATGCCTAAGGAGGCTGTTGTGTCATGATTCATTTAGTTTGTCCGAATCCTGCTTTAGATCGAACGCTGTTAGTGGAGCGAATTGAGAAAAATATTCCGCTTCGTCCGAGTGAAGTAAGGGAATACCCTGGTGGAAAAAGTTTCAATGTTGCGTATGCTCTCAAGGAAAATGGGGAATCAGCGTATGTGATTCATACCATTTTGGGAGGCCGAATCGGTCAGTATATTCAAGACTTGAACGCAGATAAGGGCAATGCCTTACAGGTTGTAGAAAATTCGCAAAATACCCGTACCTGTAACATTTATATGGAAACAGAGACAGGCGATGTGACCCTATTTTATGAGAAGGGCTTGGATTTGACAGAAGACCTGCTAGCCCAATTTACCAAGCAATTAGAAGATTGTCTTTCAGAGGGAGATTGGTTGGTCTTTTCAGGCAGTTTAATGAAGGGCATGCCAGATGATTATATCAAGCAATTGATTGACCGCCACCCAGGAGTTCATACGATTGTGGATACCAGCGGAGCAGCTTTGCGAGCAGCCTATCAATCAAAACCTAGTTTGGTCAAGATTAACAATGAGGAACTCAAGGATATTTACCCAGAATTGGATGAGAAAGATCCAGAGCAGATTTTAGCGATTTTAAAAGAAAAAACACCGCATGAAAATATGATTGTCACCATGGGGGCTAAGGGAAGTTTAGCCAAGATAGGGGATCGTTTTTTCCGAGTAGCTCCTCTGCGGGTTGAGGCATTGAATCCGATTGCGTCTGGCGATTTCTACTTGGGAGTCTTGGTCAAGGGCTTGAGCCGCAAAGAAGCCCCTGAGCGCTATCTTAGTGAGGCAGCGGCTTTTTCAGCAGCCAACTGCTTGCAGTATTTCCCAGAGGTGGACAAAGAGCAGTACAAGGCATTACTCGAAAAAGTAACGGTTGAGGAATTGTAGAATAGGAAGAGTCGTATGGGATGAAGGACCAGAGTTCTTTTTCTACAGCTTCTGGCACAGATACCTTACATTACGTGGTTCTTCAGGTGACGCTAAAAGAGAAATTTTTGGGAACAGGTTCTGGGAATTTAACGGAATTAGAAGACGTCATCAATCGGCAAGTTCAAAAAGGCTACAGGCTTCATACGATTACAACAGCTAATGGTGGAAGCAAAGGCTTGGGTGGGGGAGATCGTATCCAGGCTACCATGGTCTTTGAAAAGATTGTCTAAACCAGATAAATAAAAAGTAGCCGGATTTAAGACCGGCTATTCTTTATATCGTTTGACTATCCTATTTGGTCACTGTTCCAACAGTTACTTTTCCGTTGATCGTTTTG
Protein-coding sequences here:
- the pflB gene encoding formate C-acetyltransferase, yielding MSTKVKTKNVTEDIFAQAWEGFKGTDWQDKASVTRFVQANYTPYDGDESFLAGPTERSLHIKKIIEETKAGYEDTRFPMDIDRATSIADIPAGFIDKDNEVIFGIQNDELFKLNFMPRGGIRMAETTLIENGYTPDPLLHEIYTKHATTVNDGIFRAYTADIRRARHSHHVSGLPDAYSRGRIIGMYARLALYGADYLMEEKVADWNSINEIDEESIRLREEINMQYQALQQVVRLGDHYGVDVRRPALNTKEAIQWVNIAFMAVCRVINGAATSLGRVPIVLDIYAERDLARGTFTESEIQEFVDDFVLKLRTVKFARTKAFDEIYSGDPTFLTTSMAGMGNDGRHRVTKMDYRFLNTLDNIGNSPEPNLTVLWSDQLPYSFRRYCMSMSHKHSSIQYEGVTTMAKDGYGEMSCISCCVSPLDPESEDKRHNIQYFGARVNVLKALLSSWNNGYDDVHKDYKVFDCVEPNNSEVFEYDEVIKNFEKALDWLTDTYVDAMNIIHYMTDKYNYEAVQMAFLPTFLRANMGFGICGFANTVDSLSAIKYAQVKPIRDEDGFIYDYEVTGDFPRYGEDDDRVDDIAKWLMEAFFSRLNKHKLYKNAEATVSILTITSNVAYSKQTANSPVHRGVFLNEDGSVNTSKVEFFPPGANPTSKSRGGWLQNLNSLSKLNFKHANDGISLTTQVSPKALGKTFDEQVNNLVTILDGYFENGGQHVNLNVMDLQDVYDKIMNGEDVIVRISGYCVNTKYLTKEQKTELTQRVFHEVLSMDDAAREISGN
- the dinB gene encoding DNA polymerase IV; its protein translation is MLIFPLINDTSRKIIHIDMDAFFAAIEVRDNPSLKGKPVIIGHDPRLSGGRGVVSTCNYEARKFGVHSAMSSKEAYERCPQAIFIAGNYEKYQAVGQQVREIFHRYTDLVEPMSIDEAYLDVTENKKGIKSAVKIAKLIQHDIWNELRLTASAGVSYNKFLAKIASDMEKPHGLTLILPDEAVAILSSLPVEKFHGVGKKTVAKLHEMGVYTGKDLLDISEMTLIDTFGRFGYDLYRKARGISNSPVKVNRVRKSIGKERTYRKLLYVEADAKKELASLANRVADSLQRQRKKGRTIVLKIRYGDFTTLTKRVSMAEATDQAEVIHQQVEKILEHIADWSKGIRLLGVTVTNFHEQVED
- a CDS encoding 1-phosphofructokinase family hexose kinase, encoding MIHLVCPNPALDRTLLVERIEKNIPLRPSEVREYPGGKSFNVAYALKENGESAYVIHTILGGRIGQYIQDLNADKGNALQVVENSQNTRTCNIYMETETGDVTLFYEKGLDLTEDLLAQFTKQLEDCLSEGDWLVFSGSLMKGMPDDYIKQLIDRHPGVHTIVDTSGAALRAAYQSKPSLVKINNEELKDIYPELDEKDPEQILAILKEKTPHENMIVTMGAKGSLAKIGDRFFRVAPLRVEALNPIASGDFYLGVLVKGLSRKEAPERYLSEAAAFSAANCLQYFPEVDKEQYKALLEKVTVEEL